The following coding sequences lie in one Phyllopteryx taeniolatus isolate TA_2022b chromosome 4, UOR_Ptae_1.2, whole genome shotgun sequence genomic window:
- the pik3r6a gene encoding bMERB domain-containing protein 1 translates to MEEKKRESFHQYGSLDRAQWSTGSHKAEEDVVSMADSSITVDDIEGELFKIDRIRDILVRRESELRYMMDDIQLCKEITRLKKELQKLVSLPDNHKSNEDQQKEEELLLQIHKLVETRDFLVDDVEFERLREKEEDKEMADFLRSKFPRHLQKKDGPSRRAASRAQQNSSPFSKTGLTLLKECCGFTCAVM, encoded by the exons atggaggagaagaagagaGAATCTTTCCATCAGTATGGATCGCTGGATCGTGCACAATGGAGCACAGGCAGCCACAAAGCAG AGGAGGACGTGGTGTCCATGGCGGACTCCAGTATCACTGTGGACGACATCGAGGGCGAACTCTTCAAGATTGACCGCATCAGAGATATTCTGGTCCGGAGGGAGTCAGAGCTCAGATACAT GATGGATGACATTCAGTTGTGCAAGGAGATCACTCGGCTGAAGAAGGAGCTACAAAAATTAGTGTCACTACCAG ACAACCACAAGTCCAACGAGGatcaacaaaaagaagaagagcttCTTCTGCAGATCCATAAGTTGGTGGAAACCAGAGACTTCCTGGTGGATGACGTTGAGTTCGAAAGACTCAG ggagaaagaagaagatAAAGAAATGGCAGATTTTCTACGGTCCAAATTCCCGAGACACTTGCAGAAAAAAG ATGGACCGAGCAGGCGTGCGGCATCCAGGGCTCAGCAGAACTCTTCCCCCTTCTCCAAAACGGGCCTCACCCTGCTGAAGGAGTGCTGCGGCTTCACTTGCGCTGTCATGTAG
- the si:dkey-45d16.4 gene encoding uncharacterized protein si:dkey-45d16.4: MNQFSDPTWWPHRATAAGTCQENVNVYGWVDVYVRPTSHQYPDATTTNMDRLSLEGAIHGHSLAGHATTPRKRQVRFSARHDIVLLREVIAQNPFASKEPGKVWARVGELMTEGLREESFEVDARRCRERTTLLLDYYKKQDFPGLRRFGSEALYAEKEDLLHEVLELEAEKGVAAGGDFIQYQGDELRKRAIEELSIPEQDKPQLPIIQLSPGGEPEEDHAEMTELTTAPTSKRACQCCCQTYSEILSFLEKRYQAEQRLREEELALCREELEIQRCKITLERERLEAERKEREGRFELESQERQVILDLLKEKVLKS, encoded by the exons ATGAATCAGTTCTCTGACCCCACCTGGTGGCCACATAGAGCAACAGCAGCCGGAACTTGCCAGGAGAACGTCAACGTGTACGGCTGGGTGGACGTGTACGTGCGGCCTACGTCACACCAATACCCGGATGCAACGACCACAAACATGGACCGCCTGTCGCTGGAGGGAGCCATTCATG GTCATTCCCTTGCTGGCCATGCCACAACCCCGAGAAAGCGCCAGGTCCGTTTTTCCGCCCGCCATGACATCGTCCTGTTGAGGGAGGTTATCGCCCAGAACCCCTTTGCCTCCAAAGAACCAG GGAAGGTGTGGGCCCGTGTTGGGGAGCTGATGACAGAGGGCCTCCGCGAGGAAAGCTTTGAGGTGGACGCTCGCCGGTGTCGCGAGAGGACCACGCTGCTGCTGGATTACTACAAGAAGCAAGACTTCCCCGGTTTACGCAG GTTTGGGAGCGAGGCCTTATACGCAGAAAAGGAGGATCTGCTACATGAGGTGTTGGAGCTGGAGGCTGAGAAGGGCGTGGCTGCCGGCGGAGACTTCATTCAATATCAA GGTGACGAGTTGAGAAAGCGAGCCATAGAGGAGCTTAGTATCCCAGAACAGGACAAACCTCAGCTACCGATCATACAACTAAGTCCAGGAG GTGAACCTGAAGAAGATCACGCTGAAATGACCGAGCTCACGACGGCGCCCACGTCCAAACGCGCGTGCCAGTGCTGCTGCCAGACCTACTCGGAGATTCTCAGCTTCCTGGAGAAACGCTACCAGGCGGAGCAGCGGCTGCGGGAGGAGGAACTCGCCCTCTGCCGGGAGGAGCTTGAGATCCAGAGGT GTAAGATCACCTTGGAAAGGGAGCGTCTGGAAGCGGAAAGAAAGGAACGGGAAGGAAGATTTGAGCTGGAGAGCCAAGAGAGGCAGGTCATCTTGGACTTGCTCAAAGAGAAGGTGCTCAAAAGTTGA